In a single window of the Chondrocystis sp. NIES-4102 genome:
- a CDS encoding 3-dehydroquinate synthase, whose protein sequence is MSQIEAKFVATDTVFRVEGYEKIEYDLLFVEGVFDIKNRELADNYEKFGRCLMVVDANVHHLYKEQIEAYFKHYQIELTVFAIIITELDKSLQTLEKIVDAFADFGLLRKEPVLVVGGGLITDVAGFACATYRRSSNYIRIPTTMIGLVDASVAIKVAVNHKKLKNRLGAYHASKKVILDFSFLRTLPCAQVRNGMAELVKIAVVSHKEVFEMLEKHGKELLETRFGYLNGNEEIREIGRKVTYQAIKKMLELEAPNLHELDLDRVIAYGHTWSPTFELTPEIPLYHGHAVNIDMALSATLASQRGYITPEERDRILTTMNNIGLALDNPVLDIDLLWKANESITQTRDGLLRAAVPRPIGTCHFINDLEKEQLEDALAEHRRICADYPDAGLGTQVYLNEGKEEAELLAGSV, encoded by the coding sequence ATGAGTCAAATTGAAGCAAAGTTCGTAGCTACAGACACAGTATTTAGAGTCGAAGGTTATGAAAAGATAGAATATGATCTTCTATTTGTAGAGGGTGTATTTGACATCAAAAACCGAGAACTTGCAGACAACTACGAAAAGTTTGGACGCTGTTTAATGGTGGTGGATGCAAATGTACATCATCTTTATAAAGAGCAGATAGAGGCGTACTTTAAGCATTACCAAATCGAGTTAACAGTATTTGCAATTATTATTACGGAATTAGACAAGAGCTTACAAACTCTAGAAAAAATTGTCGATGCGTTTGCCGATTTTGGATTACTAAGAAAAGAGCCAGTTTTAGTAGTTGGTGGTGGTTTAATCACCGATGTAGCAGGTTTTGCTTGTGCTACTTATCGTCGCAGTAGCAATTATATCCGCATTCCCACTACTATGATTGGGTTGGTGGATGCAAGCGTAGCAATTAAGGTAGCGGTAAACCATAAGAAACTTAAAAATCGTCTTGGTGCTTATCACGCTTCTAAAAAAGTAATTTTAGACTTTTCCTTTCTACGCACACTACCATGCGCACAGGTGCGTAACGGCATGGCAGAATTAGTTAAGATAGCTGTCGTGTCCCATAAAGAAGTTTTTGAAATGTTAGAAAAGCATGGTAAGGAACTATTAGAAACTCGCTTTGGTTATCTCAATGGCAATGAAGAAATTAGAGAGATAGGGCGAAAAGTAACTTACCAAGCCATTAAAAAGATGCTGGAGTTGGAAGCACCCAACTTGCACGAACTTGATTTAGACAGGGTAATTGCCTATGGGCATACATGGAGTCCGACATTTGAATTAACTCCTGAAATACCTCTCTATCATGGTCATGCAGTTAACATTGATATGGCATTATCTGCAACGCTCGCATCACAACGTGGATATATCACTCCCGAAGAGCGCGATCGCATTTTAACTACCATGAATAATATTGGTTTAGCTTTGGATAATCCCGTTTTAGATATAGATCTGTTGTGGAAAGCCAACGAATCAATTACTCAAACTAGAGATGGTTTATTAAGAGCAGCAGTACCTAGACCCATTGGTACTTGTCACTTTATTAACGATCTAGAGAAAGAGCAATTAGAAGATGCTTTAGCCGAACATCGACGTATTTGTGCAGATTATCCCGATGCAGGATTAGGTACGCAAGTATATCTCAACGAAGGCAAAGAAGAAGCAGAATTATTAGCAGGGAGTGTTTAA
- a CDS encoding caffeoyl-CoA O-methyltransferase codes for MVSAADKKTARPVTPLGILVQQLAQILNAAKTESISTEFKTSLDKAYHLAAGIDPYLEFCTTSESEALANLASKTQQEDWSKRFDDGETVRALEQEMLSGHIEGQLLKMLVSISKSKRVLEIGMFTGYSALAIAEALPDDGYVVACEVDDYVSQFAIDCFAASVHKDKIKVKVAPAIETMHQLQAAGETFDMVFIDADKGGYIDYVNLLLDSDLLVPDGFICVDNTLMQGQPYLPEKQRTANGEAIARFNSFVADDPRVEQVLIPLRDGVTLIKRK; via the coding sequence GTGGTAAGTGCAGCAGATAAAAAAACTGCCAGACCTGTAACTCCGTTGGGAATTCTTGTCCAGCAGCTAGCACAAATTTTAAACGCAGCTAAAACCGAATCGATTTCAACTGAATTTAAAACATCCTTGGACAAAGCATATCACTTAGCTGCGGGAATTGATCCTTATTTAGAATTTTGTACTACTTCCGAATCAGAAGCACTGGCAAATCTGGCAAGCAAGACTCAACAGGAAGACTGGAGTAAACGTTTTGATGATGGCGAAACCGTAAGAGCATTAGAACAAGAAATGCTTTCAGGACATATTGAAGGACAACTACTAAAAATGTTGGTGTCGATTAGTAAGTCCAAGCGCGTCTTAGAAATTGGGATGTTTACTGGGTATTCAGCTTTAGCGATCGCCGAAGCATTACCCGATGATGGTTATGTGGTTGCTTGTGAGGTTGATGATTACGTCTCCCAATTTGCGATCGATTGTTTTGCTGCTTCCGTCCACAAAGACAAAATAAAAGTTAAAGTAGCACCTGCTATAGAAACTATGCACCAGTTGCAAGCTGCTGGGGAAACCTTTGATATGGTATTTATCGATGCCGATAAGGGTGGGTATATAGACTATGTAAATTTGCTTTTAGATAGCGATTTACTAGTACCCGACGGCTTTATCTGTGTCGATAATACTTTAATGCAGGGACAACCCTATTTACCCGAAAAACAACGGACAGCTAACGGTGAAGCGATCGCCCGTTTTAACAGTTTCGTTGCTGATGATCCACGGGTAGAACAGGTTTTAATTCCCCTACGCGATGGCGTAACTTTAATTAAACGTAAGTAG
- a CDS encoding hydroxyneurosporene-O-methyltransferase yields MVATNANPNTAAQQQVFDLMLTFVKSQCVYVATRLGIFDLLADEGEQTVASLASKTNTDTERLYFILRALAHIDVLSEKPERVFAPTQTSALLVTNQNPSVGHLLMHLIEPAQWDAWKVLPEALSKGVVPFELANGKGVYQYCYDNEWSKDTFIKAMSFLTNSQVDGLLDAYDFGQYETVMDVGGGQGGLIANIVKRYGCKGVLFDLPDVTQTAKEYIKSQGVELDQIEIKTGDVFEAIPQGADAIVMKHFISAWSDRDALKIIANCKQALPPHGKLILLQSFVPDLDEPKTEADGIMPGIFAVQINVATSGGGWRTKKQFEDLFTRGGFKLERVIKTSNSLSGMEFSLV; encoded by the coding sequence ATGGTAGCAACTAACGCCAATCCTAATACCGCAGCCCAGCAACAAGTATTTGATTTAATGTTGACTTTTGTTAAGAGTCAATGTGTTTATGTAGCAACTCGTTTAGGAATATTTGATTTATTGGCAGATGAAGGAGAACAAACAGTAGCCAGTTTAGCAAGTAAAACCAATACCGATACTGAAAGACTTTACTTTATTTTGCGTGCTTTAGCTCATATAGATGTTTTATCTGAAAAACCAGAACGAGTTTTTGCACCTACCCAAACTTCTGCTTTATTAGTAACTAATCAAAATCCTTCTGTCGGACATTTATTAATGCACCTAATTGAGCCTGCACAATGGGATGCTTGGAAGGTTTTACCCGAAGCTTTAAGTAAGGGAGTTGTACCTTTTGAATTGGCTAATGGTAAGGGTGTTTATCAGTATTGTTATGATAACGAGTGGAGTAAGGATACCTTTATTAAAGCCATGAGTTTTCTTACCAATTCACAGGTGGATGGCTTATTAGATGCTTATGACTTTGGACAGTATGAAACGGTAATGGATGTTGGTGGCGGACAAGGTGGTTTAATTGCCAACATTGTTAAGCGTTATGGTTGCAAGGGGGTTTTATTTGATTTACCTGATGTGACCCAAACAGCAAAGGAATATATTAAAAGTCAGGGAGTCGAATTAGATCAGATTGAAATTAAAACAGGGGATGTTTTTGAAGCAATTCCTCAAGGGGCGGATGCCATTGTGATGAAACATTTTATTTCCGCTTGGAGCGATCGCGATGCTTTAAAAATAATCGCCAACTGTAAACAAGCCCTTCCACCCCACGGTAAATTAATTTTACTGCAATCTTTTGTTCCAGATCTTGATGAACCTAAAACCGAAGCAGATGGTATTATGCCAGGAATTTTTGCTGTACAGATTAATGTTGCTACTTCTGGCGGTGGGTGGCGCACGAAAAAGCAGTTTGAGGATTTGTTTACTCGCGGTGGTTTTAAATTGGAAAGGGTGATTAAAACTAGTAATAGTCTGTCGGGGATGGAATTTAGCCTCGTATGA
- a CDS encoding putative acetyltransferase → MQIIETPRLSLRYITISDLEALVPILGDPKVMEFSLLGVHNRQQIRQFIEQRLLSYLETGFGLYAVVYKENQELIGYCGFFIQKVAQQQEVEIGYRLATKYWGQGLATEAAQAVLNYGKQRYNFQRFICLIDPANTRSIRVAQKLGMTLETKLVYHGLDVEMYSLIC, encoded by the coding sequence ATGCAGATTATTGAAACTCCTAGACTCAGCTTGAGATATATCACCATTAGTGATCTCGAAGCTTTAGTACCAATTCTAGGCGATCCCAAAGTTATGGAATTTTCCTTGCTAGGAGTTCATAATCGCCAGCAAATTCGGCAATTTATTGAGCAGCGATTATTATCTTATTTAGAAACGGGATTTGGTTTATACGCTGTAGTTTACAAAGAAAATCAAGAACTAATAGGCTATTGCGGTTTTTTCATCCAAAAAGTTGCACAGCAGCAGGAAGTAGAAATAGGTTATCGTTTAGCAACCAAATATTGGGGACAAGGATTAGCTACCGAAGCAGCCCAGGCTGTCCTTAACTATGGTAAGCAAAGATATAATTTTCAACGTTTTATTTGTCTAATCGATCCTGCTAACACTCGTTCAATTCGCGTAGCTCAAAAATTAGGCATGACCTTAGAGACAAAGCTAGTTTATCATGGCTTGGATGTAGAAATGTATAGCTTGATTTGCTAG
- a CDS encoding homoserine kinase, with product MDTVKISVPATTANIGVGFDCLGAALTMSNEFQFTVVDADTKLNITVEGEEADRVDRNADNLIYEAFTKLYQQIERTPPKIKIEIKLGVPLSRGLGSSATAIVGGLLGANYLAGEPLSQKEIVEMAIAIEGHPDNVVPAILGNCQLSVKDGDSWQISPIPWHQDIIPVVAIPDFELSTATARGVLPSDYSRSDAIFNISRMGLLIRALATNNQEWLRTALADKLHQPYRQKLITGYEQLQQAAFDAGAYGMVISGAGPTLLSLTASDNVESVIQSMSSAWREMGIKAQVISLALDTVGAKVI from the coding sequence ATGGATACAGTTAAGATTAGCGTTCCTGCAACTACAGCTAATATAGGAGTTGGGTTTGATTGCCTTGGCGCAGCCTTAACTATGAGTAATGAATTCCAATTTACGGTAGTAGATGCAGATACAAAGCTCAATATTACTGTAGAAGGCGAGGAAGCAGATAGGGTAGATAGAAATGCTGACAATTTAATCTATGAAGCCTTTACAAAACTTTATCAACAAATTGAGAGAACACCACCTAAAATAAAAATAGAAATTAAACTGGGAGTACCCTTGTCAAGAGGGTTAGGAAGTTCAGCCACAGCGATTGTGGGGGGTTTATTAGGAGCAAATTACCTAGCAGGAGAACCTTTAAGCCAAAAAGAAATAGTGGAAATGGCGATCGCAATTGAAGGTCATCCCGATAATGTTGTACCTGCTATCTTAGGTAACTGTCAATTATCTGTTAAAGATGGGGATAGTTGGCAGATAAGCCCGATACCCTGGCATCAAGATATCATACCAGTAGTAGCTATACCCGATTTTGAACTATCGACTGCAACAGCCCGTGGGGTATTGCCATCAGACTATAGCCGTAGCGATGCAATTTTTAATATCTCGCGTATGGGTTTACTAATTAGGGCTTTAGCTACTAATAATCAAGAATGGTTAAGGACTGCTTTAGCAGACAAACTACATCAACCCTATCGTCAAAAATTAATTACGGGTTATGAACAACTACAACAAGCTGCCTTTGATGCAGGGGCATATGGCATGGTGATCAGTGGTGCGGGTCCTACACTGCTATCATTAACTGCATCAGATAATGTAGAATCAGTAATTCAATCAATGTCTAGTGCTTGGAGAGAAATGGGCATAAAAGCGCAAGTGATCTCGTTGGCTTTGGATACTGTTGGAGCAAAAGTTATCTAA
- a CDS encoding putative permease YjgP/YjgQ — translation MNLEFLRIKKLLVWRLSLLDRYIINQLSLFFLFNVGLLSSLGVAIGTVSDLAFKITEYNLPISVALMIFGYKIPEYVAYALPISLLLSSLIIYGRLSSDRELVALLSFGISFNRLIAPALALSLIITGITFLLNELIVPAANYQANLLQTSYITKTELNLQKQDIFYAEYQPALIPNTPLKLKTIYFAEQYYFPYLRKVTIISFVKGKIKQIITAQLASWNQQQQLWELSKVKIITLSNSFKKINSTQFEHQQLTFDKTIFEIAFLQRSPEDMNIQQAKEYLNLIQDSGKPKEIAKFAVRIQQKYAFPFICLIFTIIGSALGAKYTQINRSKGFGLCVAIVFIYYLLGFTCGSFGIAGIISPIEAAWLPNGLGMVIGIYLLITVNFHT, via the coding sequence ATGAATTTAGAATTTCTCAGAATTAAAAAGCTACTGGTTTGGCGGTTATCTTTATTGGATCGCTATATAATTAATCAACTGAGCTTATTTTTTCTATTTAATGTAGGCTTACTTTCATCTTTGGGAGTAGCAATTGGTACAGTTTCCGATTTAGCTTTTAAAATCACTGAATATAATTTACCCATTTCTGTTGCCTTGATGATTTTTGGGTATAAAATACCCGAATATGTTGCTTATGCCTTACCTATATCGTTATTACTTAGCAGTTTAATTATATATGGTCGTTTAAGTAGCGATCGCGAATTAGTGGCTCTATTGAGTTTCGGTATTAGTTTTAATCGACTTATCGCCCCAGCCTTAGCATTGAGTTTAATAATTACTGGTATAACTTTTCTTTTAAATGAATTAATCGTTCCTGCTGCTAATTATCAAGCCAATTTACTCCAAACTTCCTACATTACTAAAACCGAACTGAATTTACAAAAACAAGATATATTTTACGCAGAATATCAACCTGCACTTATTCCCAATACCCCACTAAAGTTAAAAACAATTTATTTTGCCGAACAATATTATTTTCCCTACTTACGAAAAGTCACCATAATTAGTTTTGTTAAGGGAAAAATTAAACAAATCATTACTGCTCAACTAGCGAGTTGGAATCAACAGCAACAACTCTGGGAATTATCAAAGGTAAAAATTATTACCCTCAGCAATTCTTTTAAAAAAATTAATTCCACACAGTTTGAACATCAACAATTAACTTTTGATAAAACCATCTTTGAAATAGCTTTCTTACAACGCAGCCCTGAAGATATGAATATTCAGCAAGCAAAGGAATATTTAAATTTAATTCAAGATAGCGGTAAGCCAAAAGAAATAGCTAAATTTGCCGTGCGCATACAACAGAAATATGCTTTTCCCTTTATTTGTTTAATTTTTACCATAATAGGTTCGGCATTAGGTGCTAAATACACCCAAATAAATCGATCCAAAGGATTTGGTTTATGTGTAGCTATCGTGTTTATCTACTATCTATTAGGGTTTACTTGTGGTTCATTCGGAATTGCAGGTATTATTTCTCCCATAGAAGCTGCTTGGCTGCCAAATGGTTTAGGGATGGTTATAGGTATCTATTTATTAATTACTGTAAATTTTCATACATAA
- a CDS encoding HAD family phosphatase, whose amino-acid sequence MITLLQPNLILGGTIFDLTPQILQECGIKGLILDVDETLVPFKQRDASNDLQQWVAEIKRTTPIWLVSNNISQTRIANIANSVNLPFISAAQKPSRRGLRQAAQAMDLPVDKIAMVGDRLFTDVLAGNRLGMYTILVEPMIDPLVAVRSHPIRDFEIWLSQLLGVSLANDHTNLTKRNNS is encoded by the coding sequence ATGATTACCCTATTGCAACCTAATTTAATTTTGGGTGGTACAATTTTTGACTTAACGCCTCAAATACTGCAAGAATGCGGGATTAAAGGTTTGATTTTAGATGTAGATGAAACATTAGTGCCATTCAAACAAAGAGACGCATCGAATGATCTGCAACAATGGGTTGCTGAAATCAAACGTACTACACCTATTTGGTTAGTTAGTAATAATATTAGCCAAACCCGTATCGCCAATATTGCTAATTCGGTCAATTTACCTTTTATTTCTGCTGCTCAAAAACCTTCTCGTCGTGGTTTAAGACAAGCAGCCCAAGCTATGGATTTACCTGTAGACAAAATTGCAATGGTGGGGGATCGATTGTTTACTGATGTCTTAGCTGGTAATCGTTTAGGAATGTATACTATTTTAGTTGAACCGATGATTGATCCTTTAGTTGCGGTTCGATCCCATCCCATCCGTGATTTTGAAATCTGGCTTTCACAATTATTAGGAGTGTCTTTAGCTAATGATCATACAAACCTTACAAAACGTAATAACTCTTGA
- a CDS encoding ferrochelatase, producing the protein MGRIGVLLLNLGGPDNIEDVRPFLYNLFSDPEIIRLPIKALQKPLAWLISTLRASKSQENYMEIGGGSPLRKITEAQAEALETKLKEMGQDAKIYIGMRYWHPFTSEAIAQIKKDGITKVVVLPLYPQFSISTSGSSFRVLEEMWSSDQDLKGIEYTLIPSWYNHSGYLQSMADLIKQELDKFSNPDKVHVFFSAHGVPVSYVEEAGDPYQQEIEACTRLIMETLARPNQYTLAYQSKVGPVEWLQPYTDDALEKLGEEGIEDLVVVPISFVSEHIETLQEIDIEYREVAELAGIKNFHRVPALNTHPGFINSLANLVTESLDSRPHTFAEVTHPKKNMKMYPQEKWQWGLTTAAEVWNGRLAMLGFLGLLIELISGSGPLHFVGIL; encoded by the coding sequence ATGGGTCGTATTGGAGTTTTATTACTCAATTTAGGCGGACCCGACAACATCGAAGATGTCCGTCCGTTTTTGTACAATTTATTTTCTGATCCAGAAATTATTAGGCTGCCTATTAAAGCGTTACAAAAACCTTTAGCCTGGTTAATTTCCACCTTAAGAGCCAGTAAATCTCAAGAAAACTACATGGAAATTGGTGGTGGATCACCTTTGCGTAAAATAACTGAAGCACAGGCAGAAGCTTTAGAAACCAAACTTAAAGAAATGGGACAAGATGCCAAAATATATATTGGTATGCGTTATTGGCATCCCTTTACTTCTGAAGCGATCGCCCAAATTAAGAAAGATGGTATTACTAAAGTAGTAGTCTTGCCACTTTACCCGCAATTTTCGATTAGTACAAGCGGGTCAAGTTTCCGAGTTTTGGAAGAAATGTGGTCTAGTGACCAAGATTTAAAAGGAATAGAATATACTTTAATTCCATCTTGGTACAATCATTCGGGATATCTGCAATCAATGGCAGATTTAATCAAACAAGAATTAGATAAATTTTCCAATCCAGATAAAGTTCATGTCTTCTTTAGCGCGCATGGTGTTCCAGTCAGCTATGTAGAAGAAGCAGGAGATCCTTATCAGCAAGAAATCGAAGCTTGTACTCGCTTGATTATGGAAACTTTGGCAAGACCTAATCAATATACTTTGGCATATCAAAGTAAAGTTGGGCCTGTCGAATGGTTACAACCATATACCGACGATGCTTTAGAAAAACTAGGTGAGGAAGGAATAGAAGATTTAGTTGTAGTTCCCATAAGTTTTGTTTCTGAACACATCGAGACTCTACAAGAAATTGACATTGAATATCGAGAAGTAGCGGAATTAGCAGGAATTAAAAATTTCCATCGTGTCCCCGCTCTTAATACTCACCCTGGTTTTATTAATTCTTTGGCTAATTTAGTTACAGAGTCTTTAGATTCTCGTCCTCACACTTTTGCCGAGGTTACTCATCCTAAGAAGAATATGAAAATGTATCCTCAAGAAAAGTGGCAATGGGGATTGACTACTGCTGCCGAAGTTTGGAATGGGCGTTTAGCGATGCTGGGATTTCTTGGTTTATTAATTGAGTTGATTAGTGGTAGTGGCCCTCTACACTTTGTAGGTATACTGTAA
- the rpe gene encoding ribulose-phosphate 3-epimerase: MTNKKTVISPSILSADFSRLGAEIEAVDKAGADWIHIDVMDGRFVPNITIGPLIVEAVRPHTTKPLDVHLMIVEPEKYVEDFAKAGADIISVHAEHNASPHLHRTLGQIRELGKQAGVVLNPSTPLSLIQHVLPLCDLILIMSVNPGFGGQSFIPEMVEKVAQLRRMCDEKGLDPWIEVDGGLKPDNTWQVLEAGANAIVAGSAVFKAPDYAEAIEGIRNSKRPQPELATA, translated from the coding sequence ATGACTAATAAAAAAACAGTTATTTCCCCCTCAATTTTATCAGCAGACTTTAGCCGTTTAGGGGCAGAAATTGAAGCTGTAGATAAAGCTGGGGCAGATTGGATTCATATTGATGTTATGGACGGCAGATTCGTACCTAATATTACTATTGGCCCATTGATTGTTGAAGCAGTTCGTCCTCATACTACTAAACCTTTAGATGTCCATTTAATGATTGTTGAACCCGAAAAATATGTAGAAGATTTTGCCAAAGCTGGTGCAGACATCATTTCAGTTCACGCAGAACATAACGCCTCTCCCCATTTACATCGTACATTAGGTCAAATTCGTGAATTGGGTAAACAAGCTGGGGTAGTATTAAATCCTAGTACTCCTCTCTCTTTAATTCAACACGTTCTACCTCTATGTGATCTAATTTTGATCATGAGTGTCAATCCAGGTTTTGGCGGTCAAAGTTTTATTCCTGAAATGGTAGAAAAAGTGGCTCAACTTCGTAGAATGTGTGATGAGAAAGGTTTAGATCCTTGGATTGAAGTTGATGGAGGGCTAAAACCTGATAACACTTGGCAGGTTTTAGAAGCGGGTGCAAATGCGATCGTTGCAGGTTCTGCAGTATTTAAGGCTCCTGATTATGCAGAGGCTATCGAGGGAATCCGCAATAGCAAACGTCCTCAACCTGAGTTGGCTACTGCCTAA
- a CDS encoding sugar fermentation stimulation protein: MSLLYKYSNLIPGRLIKRYKRFLADIELETGEIITAHCPNTGPMTGICIPNSLVQVSVSDNPKRKLPYTWEMIQIDSTWVGTNTAIANRVVKLALEKQVLPQLVNRYSNIRTEVAYGINNQSRIDFLLTAPDQPAIYLEVKSVTLSRDNLALFPDTVTTRGQKHLQELMAIVPGSKAIMLYFINRGDCDLFAPSDRCDPRYGELLRMALGKGVEVLPYRFEITPQGISYLGLADFILQEQY, encoded by the coding sequence ATGAGCTTACTTTATAAGTATTCCAATTTAATTCCAGGACGTTTAATTAAACGTTATAAAAGATTTTTGGCAGATATCGAATTGGAGACAGGGGAAATAATTACCGCCCATTGTCCCAACACAGGACCCATGACAGGTATCTGTATTCCTAACAGTTTAGTACAAGTATCGGTTAGTGATAACCCTAAACGCAAGCTACCCTATACATGGGAAATGATTCAAATTGATTCTACTTGGGTGGGAACTAATACTGCAATTGCTAATAGAGTGGTTAAATTGGCTCTAGAAAAACAAGTATTGCCACAATTGGTAAATAGATATAGTAATATACGAACTGAGGTGGCTTATGGTATAAATAATCAAAGTCGCATTGATTTTTTGCTCACAGCACCAGATCAACCAGCGATTTATCTAGAAGTAAAAAGTGTTACCCTCAGTCGAGATAATTTAGCTTTATTCCCTGATACAGTTACAACTCGCGGACAAAAGCATTTACAAGAATTAATGGCTATAGTTCCAGGATCTAAGGCTATCATGTTATATTTTATCAATCGTGGTGATTGTGATCTTTTTGCTCCGAGCGATCGCTGTGATCCTAGATATGGTGAATTATTAAGAATGGCTTTGGGTAAAGGGGTAGAGGTTTTGCCCTATCGTTTTGAAATTACCCCTCAAGGTATTAGCTATTTAGGATTAGCAGATTTTATTTTACAAGAACAATATTAA
- a CDS encoding S-adenosylmethionine--tRNA-ribosyltransferase-isomerase, which produces MESDFLLASYNYQLPQQLIAQTPVDPRDSSRLLIVDSQTTCTHGVFRDLVEWLKPGDLLVLNDTRVIPARLYGHKTTGSQVEILLLEERLDNCWLALVKPGKRFGLGSKISFDLVNESDDLLDFSLQATVIEKDEATGGRVLKFELPAGKSLWEFLEYYGQLPLPPYITNQDTAGDRYQTVYAQHPGAIAAPTAGLHFTPELLAKLQQQGVEQSYITLHVGVGTFRPVESAEITNHTMHQEWIEVSQATVDQILATKARGGRVIAVGTTVTRALEGAAQKSFQGGKSLTAFRGQTNLFIYPGYQWQVIDGLITNFHLPGSSLLMLVSALIGRKRLLDLYQEAIALEYRFYSFGDAMLILPTA; this is translated from the coding sequence ATGGAATCAGATTTTTTACTCGCTAGTTATAATTATCAATTACCTCAACAGCTTATTGCTCAAACTCCTGTTGACCCTAGAGATAGTTCTCGCCTACTGATCGTAGATTCACAGACAACTTGTACTCATGGTGTATTTCGTGATTTAGTTGAATGGCTAAAACCTGGAGATTTATTAGTTCTCAACGATACTCGCGTAATTCCTGCACGTCTTTATGGTCATAAAACTACGGGATCGCAAGTAGAAATTCTTTTATTAGAAGAGCGTTTAGATAATTGTTGGTTGGCTTTGGTTAAACCTGGAAAACGTTTTGGGTTGGGATCGAAAATTAGTTTTGATTTGGTTAACGAAAGTGATGATTTGCTAGATTTTTCTCTACAAGCTACTGTAATTGAGAAAGACGAAGCCACAGGGGGCAGGGTTTTAAAATTTGAATTACCCGCAGGTAAATCTTTATGGGAGTTTTTAGAGTATTATGGACAGTTGCCTCTACCTCCATATATTACAAATCAAGATACTGCTGGCGATCGCTATCAAACGGTCTATGCTCAACATCCAGGAGCGATCGCAGCCCCTACCGCAGGCTTACATTTTACCCCCGAATTGTTAGCCAAATTACAACAACAGGGTGTTGAACAAAGTTATATCACTCTACACGTTGGCGTTGGTACTTTTCGTCCTGTGGAGTCGGCGGAAATTACTAACCATACTATGCACCAGGAATGGATCGAGGTAAGTCAAGCTACCGTAGATCAGATTTTGGCAACTAAAGCTAGAGGGGGTAGAGTGATCGCCGTGGGGACTACCGTTACTAGGGCTTTGGAAGGTGCTGCACAAAAATCTTTCCAGGGGGGGAAATCTTTAACAGCTTTTCGCGGTCAAACTAATTTATTTATTTATCCTGGTTATCAATGGCAGGTAATAGACGGGTTGATTACTAATTTTCATTTGCCTGGTTCAAGTTTACTAATGTTGGTTAGTGCTTTGATCGGCAGAAAACGTCTATTAGATTTATATCAAGAAGCGATCGCCCTAGAATATCGTTTTTATTCTTTTGGCGATGCCATGTTGATTTTACCAACAGCCTAA
- a CDS encoding sulfatase yields MINRRDLLKYGSSSLFSTLLINSCHPRTYPPNIIVLIADDWRWNSFGFLDKLIQTPNIDRLANQGTVYLNNFVTTAICATSTSIFTGLYARCHQIWDNDNSIKIGSMA; encoded by the coding sequence ATGATTAATAGAAGAGATCTACTTAAATATGGCTCTAGTAGTTTATTTAGCACATTATTAATAAATAGCTGTCATCCGAGAACTTATCCTCCCAATATCATTGTCTTAATAGCTGATGATTGGCGTTGGAATTCTTTTGGGTTTTTAGATAAACTTATCCAAACTCCTAATATAGATAGGTTGGCTAATCAGGGTACTGTATATTTAAATAATTTTGTTACTACTGCTATTTGTGCTACTAGTACTAGCATATTTACTGGTTTATATGCTCGTTGTCATCAAATTTGGGATAATGACAACTCCATTAAAATCGGATCAATGGCGTAA